From a single Acidobacteriota bacterium genomic region:
- a CDS encoding site-specific integrase, whose translation MEKPKAARRERGIKKLADGRWRYSWTFRGRYHRMTAPNYAIARACLSKIRAEIAEGRYLEKEATPRVTFERAAQDFLTWGKSNLAPGTWIRDRQFVARWLRHPRFEGRTLDEISPADIEAYRNGRLATVGKRTADYDLSRLKRLFSLAQAWGLCKADPTRPVKLFHPDNRRERFLSAEEEKVLRAALPEWVRPAFDFALNTGLRQMELLTLTWGQVDLARRTITLTADKTKSKRTRHVPLNVAALAALKSQPRALSPEAPVFPVLARTRQASLVQIVRRTVRRLGLEGVTWHTLRHTFASRLVQRGVGLLTVKDLLGHSTLTMVLRYAHLADENLRRAVDTLTEDPNLHETCTGRETAPGGGEA comes from the coding sequence ATGGAGAAACCCAAAGCCGCGCGAAGAGAGCGCGGAATCAAGAAATTGGCCGATGGACGTTGGCGCTACTCCTGGACGTTCCGCGGCCGCTACCATCGAATGACCGCCCCCAACTACGCCATCGCCCGCGCCTGTCTCTCGAAGATCCGCGCGGAAATCGCCGAGGGGCGCTACCTGGAGAAAGAGGCAACCCCGAGAGTCACCTTCGAAAGGGCCGCCCAAGACTTCCTCACATGGGGAAAATCCAACTTGGCGCCGGGCACCTGGATACGGGACCGGCAATTCGTCGCACGGTGGCTGCGTCACCCGCGGTTCGAAGGGCGGACCTTGGACGAGATCTCGCCGGCCGACATTGAGGCTTACCGGAACGGACGCCTCGCCACGGTGGGCAAGAGGACCGCCGATTACGACCTGTCCCGCCTCAAGCGCCTCTTCTCCCTGGCCCAAGCGTGGGGACTCTGCAAAGCTGACCCCACCCGGCCCGTCAAACTCTTTCACCCCGACAACCGGAGGGAGCGGTTCCTCTCCGCGGAGGAGGAGAAGGTCCTGCGGGCGGCCCTCCCGGAGTGGGTGCGTCCCGCCTTCGACTTCGCCCTGAACACCGGACTCCGGCAAATGGAACTCCTCACCTTGACATGGGGCCAGGTGGACCTCGCGCGCCGCACGATCACCTTGACGGCGGACAAGACCAAGAGCAAGCGGACGCGACACGTCCCCTTGAACGTCGCGGCCCTGGCCGCCCTGAAGTCCCAACCCCGCGCCCTCTCCCCCGAGGCCCCCGTCTTCCCCGTCCTGGCCCGGACGCGGCAGGCCTCGCTCGTTCAGATCGTCCGGCGGACGGTTCGGCGTCTCGGCTTGGAGGGCGTCACCTGGCACACCCTCCGGCACACCTTTGCTTCCCGACTCGTTCAGCGGGGGGTGGGGCTCCTCACTGTAAAGGACCTCCTGGGGCACTCCACCTTGACGATGGTTCTCCGGTACGCCCACCTTGCCGACGAGAACTTGAGAAGGGCCGTGGACACCCTGACCGAAGATCCCAACCTGCACGAAACCTGCACGGGCCGAGAGACCGCCCCCGGAGGGGGTGAGGCTTGA
- a CDS encoding LD-carboxypeptidase, producing MDGSEGKKRLQIRVVAPAGPVSPDDFEAGLAVLAGRGFDVRTGSHARGRRGYLSGTDAERLADLREALEDPLADVVWFARGGYGTTRILAGLPQASEAGPRKILAGFSDATALFAWGQRRHRLLYAPSVQELARPGVCRLPPLWSALAGRPRPLPGRGPKAKAGPWPVFGGCLSVLSVLVGTPWEPALVDRWLFLEDVGERLYRLDRLLTHLHGAGWFERASGVLLGGFTGMGEGERPTRVADRVRELLPEGKPLVTGLPVGHLRGKMPLPLEAPAFWDGAALRFPPSKPE from the coding sequence ATGGACGGTAGCGAGGGAAAGAAGAGGCTTCAAATCCGGGTCGTGGCCCCGGCGGGTCCGGTCTCCCCCGATGACTTCGAAGCGGGCCTCGCGGTGCTTGCCGGACGCGGGTTCGACGTCCGCACCGGCTCCCACGCCCGAGGACGCCGCGGATACCTCTCGGGCACCGACGCCGAGCGCCTGGCCGACCTGCGCGAGGCCCTGGAAGACCCTCTCGCGGACGTGGTCTGGTTCGCCCGCGGCGGCTACGGCACCACCCGGATCCTCGCGGGCCTCCCCCAGGCAAGCGAGGCGGGTCCGCGAAAAATCCTGGCGGGCTTCTCCGACGCCACCGCCCTCTTCGCCTGGGGCCAGCGTCGCCACCGCCTGCTCTACGCCCCCTCCGTGCAGGAGCTGGCCCGCCCCGGCGTCTGCCGCCTCCCGCCCCTCTGGTCCGCCCTCGCGGGGCGACCCCGGCCCTTGCCGGGCCGGGGCCCCAAGGCGAAGGCGGGGCCCTGGCCCGTTTTCGGTGGGTGCCTCTCCGTCCTGTCGGTGCTCGTGGGCACGCCGTGGGAGCCGGCCCTCGTGGATCGTTGGCTGTTCCTGGAAGACGTGGGCGAGCGCCTCTACCGGCTGGACCGACTCCTCACGCACCTTCACGGGGCGGGATGGTTCGAGCGGGCCTCCGGCGTCCTCCTGGGCGGATTCACCGGCATGGGAGAGGGCGAGCGGCCCACTCGGGTGGCGGACCGCGTCCGGGAGCTCCTGCCCGAGGGGAAGCCCCTGGTAACGGGCTTGCCCGTGGGCCACCTCC
- a CDS encoding DnaB-like helicase C-terminal domain-containing protein, which produces MNPPRAERLTEAERWNLEARLQDRVLYGRDPAETLALLHASDFSHPGRRALWALLQRRNRAGLPVDSVAVLDTLQEEDPENILERLGGMGEIVGRIVADVVQAPDSAVEGWARTLRRASLGDRQRRLLQDLDRATAAGDFEGERIARGALEDLFGQIDALETAGPVGAAGVLEAPAEVWTRCLLEINRDMAAKSGPRGLGFGVSDLDEELRPGLRPGRLWVIGAGTGEGKTLLALQLALTAARAAVGCLYLSFEMTPEELLERAAVMEEAAPWWKVQRRTLTESEGKGLLAWEPPDGLLIVNAAGVPARRIPRMIQKARGRLERAGRPLGLVVVDHLQLVQSGGRTETRALEVKEVANLCKQVALDGAGGGALAVLALSQLRRAREAERPDLRDLKESGGIEEAADTVLLLHRKRAEGRMTDRAELRVAKNRGGRVGGEPLEIRLNTERARFE; this is translated from the coding sequence ATGAACCCCCCGCGCGCGGAACGGCTGACCGAGGCCGAGCGGTGGAACCTGGAGGCCCGCCTTCAGGATCGCGTCCTTTACGGCCGGGACCCCGCGGAGACCCTGGCCCTTCTCCACGCCTCAGACTTCTCCCACCCGGGCCGGAGGGCCCTCTGGGCCCTCCTCCAACGTCGGAACCGGGCCGGGCTCCCCGTGGACTCCGTGGCGGTCTTGGACACGCTCCAGGAGGAAGATCCTGAGAACATCCTGGAGCGCCTCGGCGGCATGGGTGAAATCGTGGGGCGGATCGTGGCCGACGTGGTGCAGGCGCCGGATTCGGCCGTGGAGGGATGGGCCCGGACCCTCCGTCGCGCCTCCCTCGGAGACCGGCAACGCCGGCTTTTGCAGGACCTGGACCGGGCGACGGCGGCCGGGGATTTCGAAGGGGAGCGGATCGCTCGGGGGGCCTTGGAGGACCTCTTCGGGCAGATTGACGCCCTGGAGACCGCGGGGCCTGTGGGAGCGGCGGGGGTCCTGGAGGCGCCCGCGGAAGTTTGGACGCGGTGCCTTCTGGAGATCAATCGGGACATGGCCGCGAAGAGTGGCCCCCGTGGGCTCGGCTTCGGGGTCTCAGACCTAGACGAAGAACTCCGTCCTGGGCTCCGGCCGGGCCGCCTCTGGGTGATCGGCGCGGGGACGGGTGAAGGAAAGACGCTCTTGGCCCTGCAGCTCGCCTTGACGGCCGCGCGGGCCGCGGTGGGTTGCCTGTACCTGTCTTTCGAAATGACGCCCGAGGAGCTGTTGGAGAGGGCGGCCGTCATGGAGGAGGCGGCTCCCTGGTGGAAGGTGCAACGCCGGACCCTCACCGAGAGTGAGGGGAAGGGCCTTCTCGCGTGGGAGCCCCCCGATGGGCTCTTGATCGTAAACGCCGCGGGGGTGCCGGCGCGCCGGATCCCCCGCATGATCCAGAAGGCGCGGGGACGCCTGGAGCGGGCTGGCCGCCCTCTCGGGCTCGTGGTCGTGGATCACCTTCAGCTCGTGCAGAGCGGGGGGCGGACTGAGACGCGCGCCTTGGAGGTCAAGGAAGTGGCGAACCTCTGCAAGCAAGTGGCCCTGGACGGCGCCGGCGGGGGAGCCCTCGCCGTCCTCGCTTTGTCTCAGCTCCGCCGCGCCAGGGAGGCCGAAAGGCCTGATCTGCGGGATCTGAAGGAGTCGGGCGGGATCGAAGAGGCAGCGGACACGGTCCTCCTCCTCCACAGAAAGCGGGCCGAGGGCCGCATGACGGACCGGGCTGAGCTTCGGGTGGCGAAGAACCGGGGCGGCCGCGTCGGAGGTGAGCCCCTGGAGATCCGGTTGAACACCGAGCGCGCGAGGTTCGAATGA